Proteins found in one Brachyspira murdochii DSM 12563 genomic segment:
- a CDS encoding polyprenol monophosphomannose synthase has translation MKAIIVLPTYNEKDNIENMINTVLNLPEYIEILVVDDNSPDGTATIVEKYLNNERVHLLKRDKKEGLGPAYIAGFKHSFQYNPDYIIEMDADFSHDPNFVVKFIERIEKEKLDLVIGSRYCNGISVVNWPLRRLFLSYYGNRYAAFILGSKIMDITGGFKCFRASVLKKMNFDNIISAGYSFQIEMNYSFESNGYKIKEEPIIFYERRSGQSKMSKNIIAEALFRVVRLRFRNKKKYFNG, from the coding sequence ATGAAAGCGATTATAGTACTTCCAACATACAATGAAAAAGACAATATAGAAAATATGATAAATACCGTATTAAATCTTCCTGAATATATAGAGATTTTAGTTGTAGATGACAATAGTCCTGACGGAACTGCTACTATCGTAGAAAAATATTTGAATAATGAGAGGGTTCATCTATTAAAAAGAGATAAAAAAGAAGGACTTGGACCTGCCTATATCGCTGGGTTCAAACATTCATTTCAATATAATCCGGACTATATAATAGAAATGGATGCTGACTTTTCTCATGATCCTAATTTTGTAGTTAAGTTTATAGAAAGGATAGAAAAAGAAAAACTTGATTTAGTTATAGGTTCAAGATATTGTAATGGAATAAGTGTTGTAAATTGGCCTTTAAGAAGACTTTTTTTATCGTATTATGGAAACAGATACGCAGCATTTATACTAGGTTCAAAGATTATGGATATAACAGGCGGATTTAAATGTTTTAGGGCTTCAGTATTAAAAAAAATGAATTTTGATAATATTATTTCAGCTGGTTATTCTTTTCAAATAGAAATGAATTACTCTTTTGAAAGCAATGGATACAAAATAAAAGAAGAGCCTATTATATTTTATGAAAGAAGAAGCGGACAATCTAAAATGTCTAAAAATATTATAGCTGAAGCATTATTTAGGGTTGTTCGTTTAAGATTTAGAAATAAAAAGAAATATTTCAATGGATAA